The DNA window CAGGATTTTTTATATTGAACTTCAGGCCTGTATTGAGCCTGCTGCTTACAATTAGGGAGTTAATCGAAAAGCTCTTTCTTACGGCATTTGTGAAGGCATCGGTGATTTCAGGGACTACGGAAGATAAAATAGCGCCTTCTGGCTTTTTGAGGTGACTGTGGAAGATAAAGCTCTCTAAGAGAAGAGAGTATTCATCAGTAGAGCGCAGCGGTCTTGTATTGAGCCGCCAGGTGGTTTTAAACCCATCGCTGTAGGCTCCTATTGTTATATTGGTGTTGCCTATGTCAATAGCTAAAAGCATTACCGCTCACTGTTCTTTGGATTTTGAATTTTTCAGTATTGTAACATCTCCAGCACATACTTTCTCGATCCGGCCTGAGGGAAGTTTTACTATAAGTTCACCATCGTCATCGATGTTTTCGGCAATTCCTGAGATTATCCGCTTTGCCATTGATACTTTTACCCTTTTCCCGAGGGTGGATGTAAGAGTTCTCCACTCATCGAGCAGGGGTCTTCTGCCGACCTTTAAAAGGACACTGTACCAGTGTTCCAGCTCTCTCAATATCCGACCTAAAAATTCAACCCTGCTTATTGATTCCCGGGCTTCGTGCTTCAAAGAAGTGGCTATGATCCTCACGTCCTAAGGCAGGGTGTTTAAGTCAAGGTTTACATTTATACCCATACCGAGGGCGACAAAGCTTATCCTGTCCATGTCTGATTTCATTTCTGTAAGGACACCCCCAACTTTTTTGTCTCCTATAAGGATGTCGTTGGGCCACTTTATTGTGGCCTTGAGCCCTGTGTATTTCCTTATGGCCGAGACAATTGAAACTGCAGCCATGAGGGTAAGGAGTGTCGCATCTTTTGGCGGAAATGGCGGCCTTAAGAGTAAAGTAAAATAAAGATTTACGCCGGGTGGAGAGATCCAGGTTCTTCCGAGTCTGCCCTTTCCTTTTTCCTGTGCATCTGCAACAACGATGGTTCCCTCCGGGCTTCCTTTCTGACCCATCTCCATGGCTATGTCATTGGTTGATGTGGTTGATTCAAAGAATAAGACTTTTTTGCCGAGGAGTTTCCCCTGAAAAACTCCTGTGATTTCATCTGCGGTCAGGATATCAGGGCTGCGCAGGAGCTTGTAACCCTTCGACGGCGAAGAATTGATAACATAGCCTTTTTGTTTCATAGCCTTTATCCTCTTCCAGATGCCTGCCCTTGTGATTCCGAGGGCCTTGCTCATGGCCTCGCCTGATACAAAGGTGCCTTCCCTTTCTTTTAAGAGTTTCAGGAGGTTATTGCCCACAGCTTTTTCCATAAATGAGAAACCTTTCAGCAAGTATCCGTCTGAATCTCGGTGCATAAATAAGGTCGTATACATCAGCCTTGTCAGGGAAAAGAGCCATAGCTGCTTTCCTGGCCTCAGAAAGCAGAAACCGTGCCTCTTGAAAAGTCATATCTGATTGCATGAGGATGCTACAGGTGAGGTCAACCACAAACCTCAACTTCCTGAGTCTCTGTTCCTCTTCTTCTATTAGTTCTTTCATTTAATGACTGCCCACTGTTTTATCCTGCCATTCGCATTCATCATAAAGCACACATTCAGGACATTTTGGCTTTCTTGCAATGCAGGTCTCTCTCCCATGCAATATCAAAGCGAGATTAAAGGCAGTCCATTTTTCCATGGGAAGCTGTCCTGTCAGTTCTTCTTCTACCCTGTCAGGGTTATCCGAGTGGGCAATGCCGAGCCTGTTTGAAACCCTGAGCACATGAGTGTCAACTGCAATGGCCTGACCTCCAAAGGCACTGCCTATTATAACATTTGCAGTTTTCCTTCCAACACCTGGAAGGGCTGTAAGCTCCACGGTTGTCGAAGGGACTTTACCCTTAAAGTCACTGACAATTTTTTCGCAACAATTGATTATCATCTTTGCCTTGTTTTTATAAAAACCTGTTGGTTTTATTTCTTTTTCCAGCGTCTTTAAATCAGCCTTTGCGTAATCCCCTGCTGTTTTGTATTTTTTAAATAGATTTTTAGTCACTTCAT is part of the Nitrospirota bacterium genome and encodes:
- a CDS encoding biotin--[acetyl-CoA-carboxylase] ligase; this encodes MEKAVGNNLLKLLKEREGTFVSGEAMSKALGITRAGIWKRIKAMKQKGYVINSSPSKGYKLLRSPDILTADEITGVFQGKLLGKKVLFFESTTSTNDIAMEMGQKGSPEGTIVVADAQEKGKGRLGRTWISPPGVNLYFTLLLRPPFPPKDATLLTLMAAVSIVSAIRKYTGLKATIKWPNDILIGDKKVGGVLTEMKSDMDRISFVALGMGINVNLDLNTLP
- the nth gene encoding endonuclease III yields the protein MADAKKINKLLLKKYPDPKIALNFSNPLELLVATILSAQCTDIRVNEVTKNLFKKYKTAGDYAKADLKTLEKEIKPTGFYKNKAKMIINCCEKIVSDFKGKVPSTTVELTALPGVGRKTANVIIGSAFGGQAIAVDTHVLRVSNRLGIAHSDNPDRVEEELTGQLPMEKWTAFNLALILHGRETCIARKPKCPECVLYDECEWQDKTVGSH